CTTTGTCGAGCGCCTCGCGCAGGGCGGCGTCATTGGTGGGTCGCGCCTCTTCGAGCAGCTTGAGGCCGGCCTCGCTGACGTTCGTGTAGATGCCGCGCCGGTCGGTCGGGCACAGATAGCGGGAGAGCAGCCCTCGGTCCTCGAGGCGGGTGACGAGCCGCGTGGTGGCGCTCTGGCTGAGGACGACAGCGTCCGCGACCTGCTTCATCTGCAGATGACCGCCCTTGCCGTCGTGCTGTCGGCTGAGCACGTCGAGCAGGGAGTACTCCCGCGCACTCAGGCCGTGCTTGGCCTGTAGGGCCCGCTCGATTTGAGCCTCGATCCTCCCGTGCAGCAGGGAGAGAGCACACCAGCCCTGAGCGAGGGCAGTGAGTGCGGGGTCTGTGGCTGTCATGGCGTTTTCCTCCGTCCCGGAGCGGCTGAAACCAGGATAGAGCACGGGCGCAATAGCCCGCTGTTGCAGATAGCCCGCGTCTGCAACTATTGTTGGCGCACGCAAAGCGCTCCTGCAATCGTCTGGGAAGGGTGTACCCCACCATGCCTCTCGCGCTTCTGGCCCTCGCGATCGGGGCCTTCGGAATCGGAACCACCGAGTTCGTGATCATGGGTGTGCTGCCCGAGGTCGCCGGTGACTTCGGAGTTTCCATCCCCACCGCCGGACTGCTGGTGACCGGCTATGCCCTCGGCGTGGTGATCGGCGCCCCGATCATGACCGCGCTCGGAACGAAGGTGTCCCGCAAGCGGATGCTGATGCTGCTCATGGGGCTGTTCGTGTTCGGCAATCTGCTCTCTGCCGTCGCCCCGGCCTTCGGGCTGATGCTGGCTGGCCGCGTGGTCGCCTCGCTCGCCCACGGCGCCTTCTTCGGGATCGGCTCGGTGGTCGCTGCCGAACTCGTCGCGCCCGAGAAGAAGGCCGGTGCGATCGCCATGATGTTCAGCGGGCTCACGATCGCCAACGTTGTCGGCGTTCCGCTGGGCACACTGATCGGGCAGTCCGCAGGCTGGCGTGTCACCTTCGCCGGTGTCGCCGCGCTCGGTGTGATCGGCCTGCTGGGTGTCGCCAAGCTCGTCCCCGAGATGCCGAAGCCCGAAGGCGTCCACCTGCGTCACGAGCTGGCCGCCTTCAAGAATGTCCAGGTTCTGCTGGCTATGGCGATGACCGTGCTCGGCTTCGGCGGTGTCTTCGCGGCCATCACCTACATCGCGCCGATGATGACGCACGTCACGGGCTTCGCCGACGGCTCCGTCACCTGGCTGCTGGTCCTCTTCGGCCTCGGCATGGTCGGCGGGAACCTCATCGGCGGCAAGTTCGCCGACCGCGCGCTGATGCCGATGCTCTGCGTGTCCCTGGGCGGCCTCGCCGTCGTGCTCGCCCTGTTCACCGTCACCGCGCACAACAAGATCCTCGCGGCTGTTTCGATCGCCCTGATCGGCGCTCTGGGCTTCGCGACCGTGCCGCCGCTGCAGAAGCGCGTCCTCGACCAGGCGCACGGAGCGCCCACGCTGGCCTCGGCAGTGAACATCGGCGCCTTCAACCTCGGCAACGCTCTCTCCGCCTGGCTCGGCGGCCTCGTCATCGCGGCGGGCCTGGGCTACACCGCCCCCAACTGGGTCGGCGCCGTCCTCGCCGCGAGCGCGCTCGTCCTCGCCGTCCTCTCGGCCGTCCTGGAGCGCCGCGCGGACGCCCCCAGCGTCGTCGTCGCCGGCGGCCCCCCGGCCGAGCAGCGGGCCACCGTCCACTCCTGACCGAGGTCGAGCCAGGTGCGGGGCCAGGGCCGTCCCCGCACCGCGCCGACTCAGTACCGCCTGCAACTCGACTGAGCCCACCCGCACATTCGACTCAGCACACCCCTACGACACACCCCTACGACTCAGCACAACCCACAAGGAGAAACCCCCTCATGAGCACCACCACCGCAGTCGCCCCACTGACCATCGAGGACGCCGAGGTCCTCGTCGCCGCCGCCCGCCGCGCCGCCGAATCCGCCGGAGTCAGGGTCAGCGTCACCGTCCTCGACGCGGGCGGTCACCTGCTCGCCTTCCGGCGCGACGACCAGGCCGTACTGATCTCCGGCGAGACGAGCACCCGGAAGGCCTAAAAGCGCTCCAGTTGGACTCCGCGACCGCCGACCTCGTGGACGCGGTCCAGCCCGGCGGCCTCTTCCACACCCTGCCCACCGCGCTCGACCGACCCCTGCTGTTCATCGCGGGCGGCGTGCCGGTCCACCGCGACGGCCGACTGATCGGGGCGATCGGTGTCGGCGGCGGCATGCCCGACCAGGACCACGGCTTCGCCCTCGCCGCCGTCGAGAACCTCGCCTGAACCTGCGGCAGCAGAGAAGTGCCGGCCCCCACCACTCGTAGGGGACCGGCACTTCGTGTCTTCTGGGCGTGTTCAGGCCGCGCTTTGGGCGTTGAGGCAGTTCCCTACGGCGGCTAGCCCGCCGCCACCGTCAACGGAGCGAAGCGTCGTGTCCAATCACCGGGCAGCTCCGAGATCCCATACGTCATGACCGCGTTGAAGGCGATGGACGCCAGGCCGCGCTCCTTCAGCCAGGACAGCAGCTTCTCGTGCCGTACGTCGATGTCGGTGCGCAGCGGTTGGTCGGTGTGGGCGGCCAGCGAGGCGATGAGTGCCTTCGCGGTCTCGGTGTCACGGGCGATCAGCGGACCCACGACATGGTTGTCCATGTTGGGCCAGGCCGACGCGTATCCGGTGATCCGGCCGTTCTCCTCGGCGACGCGCAGCTGGTCGGAGAAGGCGGGCAGCCGCGTGATCACATGCGTACGGTCGGCTCCGAAGACCTCCTTGTCGAGCCGGAGCACGGCGGTGAGATCTTCGGCCGTGGCCGGGCGGGTGATGACCCGGGGCTCCGAGCCGCTGGGGACGAAGTGTCCTCGGACCATCTCGGCGTGACCTGTGACCTTGAAGCCCAGTTCCTCATAGAGCGGGAGGCCATACTGCGTCGCATGCAGGGTCAGCGGAGTGGTCCCCATCTCCGCGACCACATGCCGTATCAGTCGGCGGCCGACGCCCCGGCGGGCATGCCTCTCGGCGACGAACACCATGCCGATCGCACCCAGATCAGGGCGCTCCCGCGGTCCGTAGTCGGTCACGACGCAGGCGCTGACGAGCCCGCCGTCGGGGTCGTCGATGCCGTAACCGGTTCCTGCCGCGAGGAGCAGACTCCACTTGTGTTCCTCGCGGGGCCAGCCCCGGTCCTCGGACAGGTCGGCGCAGGCGGTGAGATCGCGAGGCGTCAGGCGGCGGATGGGCAGAGCGGCGAGGGATGGTGTCGACACGCAGGTCAGGCTGTCTGACACGGACCCCTGACGGCCACTGGTTTGCGGGCACCCGTATGCGCTTTTGGCCATGTCGTCCACAACCGCGCAGAGGGCGGACAGATGTTTCACGTGAAACGGCGCGGATCAACAACGGGGCTCGTCGCTAACGAGGCAGCCAGCACCACTAGCCTCGGCGGACATGGCACGACTTCATCTCTTCGATCTCGACGGGATATTGCTGCACGGGAGCACCGCACCGGTGGAGATCTCACGGCAACTCGGGCTGGAGACCGAGACCGTGGCGCTCGAGCAGGCGATCTCCGCGGGGCTTATAGGTCCGCCGGAGTACGCCACGCAGGTGCATGCCCTGTGGGTGGAGCTCACCGCCGCACATGTGACGGCGGCGTTCGAGGGGGCGCCCTGGATGTCCGGCATCCAGGATGTCTGGGCCGAGAGCCGGACGAATGGCGACTACTGCGCCGTCATCTCGCTGTCACGCTCCTTCTTCGTGGAGCGGCTGACGGCGTGGGGAGCGCACGCGGCGTACGGCTCGCGCTTCCCGGCCGTGCCGTTCACCGAGCCCCTCGATCCGGCGGGTGTTCTGAGCAGCGCGGCCAAAGTGCAGATCGCGGACCGGCTCTGTGAAAAGTTGGGGGTGAGCCAGGCCGATTGCGTCGTCTATGGCGACTCATTGTCGGACAAGGACCTGTTCGGTGCCGTGCCGGTATCCGTCGCGATCAATGCGGATCGGTATCTGGAGGGCCTCGCCACCCACTCCTACGTGGGGCGGGATCTGTGGGATGCCTATGAATTGGTTCGCCGCGCCCGGTAATTGAGGCAATTGATGGTTCGACCCCCCCCCGCCAATTCGTGATGACGGAAGGGGGGACTTGTGTGTGGAGCGGCTGCCGGTAGGGTCGAGTCCGGTTCGCGTCCGCCGAGATGTACGCACGTTCTGTGGAGGGCGCGAACGCAGGCCAATGCAGCCTAACGGGACGGAGAGATCGAAGACCCGCATTTTCCGTTATGCGGCCGGGGGTTGACGCGGGGTGGGATGCTGCGGTGAGAGTGCTGCGGCCAATGTCACAGTCTCGCCTTACTTGTCCGTAGGGGGCGGGAATCCGGGTTCAATGTGGCCGCGTTGGCCGACGGGGACTGAACCGGGAAAGAAAGCAAGCCGTCTGCGGGGGAAAGCAGGCATCTTCCGACCACGGAAGTGCTCAGACCGACCGAAAGATGTTCGAGGCGAGGCACACCATGGACGCTCCGACCACCGCGTCGGCCGACAACGGCACTTCCGGCGGCAACGGAGGGGGCGGTTGGTTCACGCCGCGCAAAGAGCCGGCGCCTTCCGGCGAGGAGCAGGGGGCAGGCGACGGCCGTCGGCTGGCCGCGATGCGTCCGGTCGGCCGTCCGGCCACGGGGCAGCAAGCGCCTGGGCAGGGAACGCCGGAGCAGGAACGAATATCCCCGGCCGTGGAAGCGGCACCCCCCTCGCCCCAGGCGGCGCCGACGCACCGTGAGGTAGCGCCGACCGGGACGCGGCCCCGTGAGGCAGTACCGACGGAGACGCGCCCCTACCAGACCCCGCAGCCCGAGGCGCGGCGCCGGGAGCCGGAACCCGCCTACAACCCCCATGAAGCCGTCCGGCCGCAATCAGGTCCCGCGCATCCTGGCCACGGCTCTCCCCAGCCCGTTGCCGGCCAGGAGCCCCGGGTGCCCGTCCAAAGGCCCGCTCCGGAGTCCGTCCCGGCGCCGGCTCCCGCTCCGGAGGCGTCCCCCGACGCCGTGCTGATCCGCCGGACCATGGCCGAGGTCGGCCCCGTCGCCGACAAGGTCACCTCCTACTTCTACGCGCTGCTCTTCGTCCGCCACCCGGACTTGCGCTCCCTGTTCCCCGCCGCGATGGACACCCAGCGGGACCGACTGCTCAAGGCGCTGCTAACGGCCGCCGAGCACATCGACAACACCCCGGTCCTAGTCGAGTATCTGCAGAACCTCGGCCGTGGACACCGCAAGTACGGCACCCGGCCCGAGCACTACCCGGCCGTCGGCGAGTGCCTCATCGGCTCGCTCAGCCGGTACGCCTCGGCAGTCTGGGACCACGAGATGGAGGCGGCCTGGGTGCGCGCCTACACGACGATCTCGCAGGTCATGATCGACGCGGCGGCTGCCGACGAGCTGCGCGCTCCGGCCTGGTGGTACGCCGAGGTGGTCTCGCACGATCTCAGGACCCCGGACATCGCGGTCCTCACCGTCCGCCCCGACCAGCCGTACCCCTTCCTCGCCGGGCAGTACACGAGCCTGGAGACGCCGTGGTGGCCACGCGTCTGGCGCCACTACTCGTTCGCCTCGGCACCCCGCTCCGACGGGCTGCTGTCGTTTCACGTGAAGGCGGTTCCGGCGGGCTGGGTGTCCAACGCGCTCGTGCATCGTGCCCGGCCCGGAGACATCCTCCGGCTCGGTCCGCCCGCCGGATCGATGACCGTCGACCACAGCACCGACAGCGGACTGCTCTGTCTGGGCGGAGGCACCGGCATAGCGCCCATCAAGGCCCTGGTCGAGGATGTCGCCGAGCACGGTGAGCGCCGCCCGGTCGAGGTCTTCTACGGGGCTCGCACCGATCACGACCTGTACGACATCGACACGATGCTGCGGCTCCAGCAGAGCCACCCCTGGCTCGCCGTGCGGCCCGTCGTGGACCAGCAGGCCCATCTCCAGCTGCCGGATGTCGTCCGCGAGTACGGGCCATGGAACGAGTACGACGCGTATCTCTCGGGCCCGCCCGGGATGATCCGCAGCGGCGTGGACGCTCTGATGGACATCGGCATCCCGTCGGATCGCATACGCCACGACTCGTTGGAGGAGCTCGTCGCGGCCGGGGACTGACCAAGGACCCCTTTGGACGAGTCCCGGCATCGTACGTCAGCCCAGGTCGGGGGCGTGCATTGCCCGTACGCCCTCGATGTTCCCGTCGAGGTAGTGCCGCAGGGACAGCGGTACGAGGTGGACGGAAGCGATCCCGACCCGGGTGAACGGCACTCGCACGATCTCGTACTCGCCGCACGGCTCGTCCACCTCGGGGCCGTGCCGCTGGGCCGGATCCATGGACTCCAGACGGCAGACGAAGAAGTGCTGCACTTTCACGCCGGTCGCTCCGC
This genomic interval from Streptomyces dengpaensis contains the following:
- a CDS encoding globin domain-containing protein is translated as MFEARHTMDAPTTASADNGTSGGNGGGGWFTPRKEPAPSGEEQGAGDGRRLAAMRPVGRPATGQQAPGQGTPEQERISPAVEAAPPSPQAAPTHREVAPTGTRPREAVPTETRPYQTPQPEARRREPEPAYNPHEAVRPQSGPAHPGHGSPQPVAGQEPRVPVQRPAPESVPAPAPAPEASPDAVLIRRTMAEVGPVADKVTSYFYALLFVRHPDLRSLFPAAMDTQRDRLLKALLTAAEHIDNTPVLVEYLQNLGRGHRKYGTRPEHYPAVGECLIGSLSRYASAVWDHEMEAAWVRAYTTISQVMIDAAAADELRAPAWWYAEVVSHDLRTPDIAVLTVRPDQPYPFLAGQYTSLETPWWPRVWRHYSFASAPRSDGLLSFHVKAVPAGWVSNALVHRARPGDILRLGPPAGSMTVDHSTDSGLLCLGGGTGIAPIKALVEDVAEHGERRPVEVFYGARTDHDLYDIDTMLRLQQSHPWLAVRPVVDQQAHLQLPDVVREYGPWNEYDAYLSGPPGMIRSGVDALMDIGIPSDRIRHDSLEELVAAGD
- a CDS encoding MFS transporter — translated: MPLALLALAIGAFGIGTTEFVIMGVLPEVAGDFGVSIPTAGLLVTGYALGVVIGAPIMTALGTKVSRKRMLMLLMGLFVFGNLLSAVAPAFGLMLAGRVVASLAHGAFFGIGSVVAAELVAPEKKAGAIAMMFSGLTIANVVGVPLGTLIGQSAGWRVTFAGVAALGVIGLLGVAKLVPEMPKPEGVHLRHELAAFKNVQVLLAMAMTVLGFGGVFAAITYIAPMMTHVTGFADGSVTWLLVLFGLGMVGGNLIGGKFADRALMPMLCVSLGGLAVVLALFTVTAHNKILAAVSIALIGALGFATVPPLQKRVLDQAHGAPTLASAVNIGAFNLGNALSAWLGGLVIAAGLGYTAPNWVGAVLAASALVLAVLSAVLERRADAPSVVVAGGPPAEQRATVHS
- a CDS encoding HAD family hydrolase, yielding MARLHLFDLDGILLHGSTAPVEISRQLGLETETVALEQAISAGLIGPPEYATQVHALWVELTAAHVTAAFEGAPWMSGIQDVWAESRTNGDYCAVISLSRSFFVERLTAWGAHAAYGSRFPAVPFTEPLDPAGVLSSAAKVQIADRLCEKLGVSQADCVVYGDSLSDKDLFGAVPVSVAINADRYLEGLATHSYVGRDLWDAYELVRRAR
- a CDS encoding GNAT family N-acetyltransferase, whose translation is MSTPSLAALPIRRLTPRDLTACADLSEDRGWPREEHKWSLLLAAGTGYGIDDPDGGLVSACVVTDYGPRERPDLGAIGMVFVAERHARRGVGRRLIRHVVAEMGTTPLTLHATQYGLPLYEELGFKVTGHAEMVRGHFVPSGSEPRVITRPATAEDLTAVLRLDKEVFGADRTHVITRLPAFSDQLRVAEENGRITGYASAWPNMDNHVVGPLIARDTETAKALIASLAAHTDQPLRTDIDVRHEKLLSWLKERGLASIAFNAVMTYGISELPGDWTRRFAPLTVAAG
- a CDS encoding MarR family winged helix-turn-helix transcriptional regulator, with the protein product MTATDPALTALAQGWCALSLLHGRIEAQIERALQAKHGLSAREYSLLDVLSRQHDGKGGHLQMKQVADAVVLSQSATTRLVTRLEDRGLLSRYLCPTDRRGIYTNVSEAGLKLLEEARPTNDAALREALDKAAKNPELAPLVRAVESASVPASTVGAMNVPA